One segment of Thermosulfurimonas sp. F29 DNA contains the following:
- a CDS encoding site-specific integrase, whose amino-acid sequence MRIRPKPSKCPKCRKAFKETAYGFVCPKCKGKPAKYYLDFYLNGHRYRIFCNNRGDAFSDYHSTKKYAALIQYEIDQGTFDPSKWVRSQLEEFLFKNLAEQYLSERKKVMSPAGFQAKESWFRNRLIPALGTLDVRDIRGYHLHKLMEDLFNSGLSKSSVKKCFVELRAFFNWLKRIDRIEKLPTFPDHEIKPEEPPIRWLSPEQQALILSHIPPEHRPIIEFGFLTGLRIGELRALMWDAVDLREGYAIIHRSFSLDRLVETPKEKAPKVIPLVGRIREIIEEQARNKRSMFVFSYRDRNRWIAYPYKRLLAIWKEACKKAGINISLYAAIRHSFAMQRLRGGYSYEEVGAALGHKSPQTTRRYARLRAEMVESIFSSPTKVVSLTDYRRKKNSE is encoded by the coding sequence GTGCGAATCCGTCCCAAGCCGAGCAAATGTCCCAAGTGTCGCAAGGCTTTTAAAGAGACCGCCTACGGCTTTGTGTGTCCGAAATGTAAGGGGAAACCCGCTAAATACTATCTTGACTTTTACCTTAACGGTCACCGGTATCGGATATTTTGCAACAACCGGGGGGATGCATTTTCTGACTACCATTCTACGAAAAAGTATGCGGCTTTGATTCAATACGAGATTGACCAGGGGACGTTTGACCCCAGCAAGTGGGTTCGGTCACAACTGGAAGAGTTCCTTTTCAAGAATCTGGCCGAGCAGTATTTGTCCGAGCGGAAAAAGGTTATGTCCCCGGCAGGGTTCCAGGCGAAGGAAAGCTGGTTTCGGAACCGGCTCATTCCGGCTCTGGGAACTTTAGACGTTCGGGACATTAGGGGTTATCACCTTCACAAGCTGATGGAAGACCTTTTTAATTCCGGGCTTTCAAAAAGCTCGGTCAAGAAATGTTTTGTGGAACTGCGGGCTTTTTTCAACTGGCTCAAGAGGATTGACCGGATAGAGAAGCTTCCCACTTTTCCGGACCACGAGATTAAACCGGAGGAACCGCCTATCCGATGGCTTTCACCCGAACAACAAGCCCTCATCCTGTCCCACATCCCGCCGGAACACCGTCCTATCATCGAGTTCGGGTTCCTCACCGGGCTTCGGATAGGGGAACTGCGAGCGCTTATGTGGGACGCCGTGGACCTGAGAGAGGGCTACGCCATCATTCACCGGTCTTTTTCTCTGGACCGGCTGGTAGAGACGCCGAAAGAGAAAGCCCCGAAGGTGATACCGCTTGTGGGGCGCATCCGAGAGATAATTGAAGAACAAGCCCGGAACAAGCGTTCGATGTTTGTTTTTTCGTATCGAGACCGGAACAGGTGGATAGCCTATCCTTACAAGAGATTGCTGGCTATATGGAAAGAGGCGTGCAAGAAAGCCGGGATTAACATTTCTCTTTACGCTGCTATCCGGCATAGTTTTGCCATGCAGAGATTGAGGGGCGGGTATTCTTACGAAGAGGTTGGCGCTGCCCTGGGACATAAGTCTCCACAGACCACCAGACGCTACGCCCGGCTCAGGGCTGAGATGGTGGAATCCATCTTCTCTTCACCCACCAAGGTGGTCTCTCTCACCGATTATCGCCGCAAGAAAAATTCCGAATAA
- a CDS encoding EAL domain-containing protein, with translation MRRIAFEPKDLFRFEPIVDRNGRCWGVEVLFHFPWLPNAVLFARPNPSLEKHVFDLFARHVLPELNGRAPRYTFNFSVQALVEHRKAVSKALERHPRLLIEITEHSDHNDERLQSELKALMSDFSGRFLLDDFLSGPKAPDRLNALEPHLAALKMDLDSARRCYVRTQIPLILERIETPDDLREAKHLGAQYYQGRLFDILSPVPRSS, from the coding sequence ATGCGCAGGATCGCCTTCGAGCCGAAAGACCTTTTCCGCTTCGAACCCATTGTCGATCGGAACGGACGTTGCTGGGGAGTCGAAGTGCTTTTTCACTTTCCGTGGTTGCCCAATGCGGTCCTCTTCGCCCGCCCCAATCCGTCCCTGGAGAAGCACGTGTTCGACCTCTTCGCGAGGCACGTGCTTCCCGAGCTGAACGGACGGGCGCCTCGCTACACCTTCAACTTTTCGGTTCAGGCGCTCGTCGAGCACCGCAAAGCCGTGTCCAAAGCCCTTGAGCGCCACCCCCGCCTTTTGATCGAGATCACGGAGCACTCCGACCACAATGACGAACGCCTTCAAAGCGAACTGAAGGCCCTAATGTCCGACTTCAGCGGCCGCTTTCTGCTGGACGACTTCCTTTCCGGTCCGAAGGCTCCGGACCGGCTGAACGCCCTGGAGCCTCACCTGGCGGCCCTGAAGATGGATCTGGACTCGGCCAGGCGTTGCTACGTGCGCACACAGATCCCCCTCATCCTCGAAAGAATCGAAACCCCTGACGATCTCCGGGAAGCCAAACACCTGGGCGCCCAGTACTACCAGGGACGCCTGTTCGACATCCTCTCCCCCGTTCCCCGCTCCTCCTGA
- a CDS encoding DNA adenine methylase translates to MSGKRNERFNPPVSSSATRIMAFRWYGGKFSHVDWIVPLLPPAFHYCEPFGGSAAILLNKEPSPVETYNDIDGDLVNFFRTLRDKPEELIRKLYWTPFSREEFLKAWEARGRTDLDDVERARLFFVRAEQVRLGLAQRATPGRWAWCKLTSRRGMSGAVSRWISRIEALWLVAERLRTVQIEHDDALEVIKRYDSPDTLFYLDPPYVHEARSDPNAYGNEMDAADHERLARLLRQTRGKVALSGYNSPLMEDLYGDWPRVEAPERTIQSSKGKRREVLWVNYALEEIPNCGQVVDRLRAKGFVFRSF, encoded by the coding sequence ATGTCCGGAAAGAGAAACGAAAGGTTCAATCCCCCGGTTTCGTCCTCCGCAACCAGGATCATGGCTTTCCGCTGGTACGGAGGAAAGTTTTCGCACGTGGACTGGATCGTTCCGTTGCTACCCCCTGCCTTCCACTACTGCGAGCCGTTCGGAGGGTCCGCCGCAATTCTGCTGAACAAGGAGCCCTCTCCGGTCGAAACCTACAACGACATAGACGGAGATCTGGTCAACTTCTTCAGAACCCTGCGGGACAAACCCGAAGAGCTCATCAGGAAACTCTATTGGACGCCCTTTTCCAGGGAAGAGTTCCTGAAGGCCTGGGAGGCGCGGGGGAGAACCGATCTTGACGATGTGGAGAGGGCCAGGCTCTTTTTCGTTCGGGCTGAACAGGTTCGTCTCGGGCTTGCTCAGCGAGCCACCCCCGGACGGTGGGCCTGGTGCAAACTTACGAGCAGGCGAGGCATGTCGGGAGCGGTTTCCCGCTGGATTTCGAGAATCGAGGCGCTCTGGCTGGTGGCCGAAAGGCTCAGAACGGTCCAGATAGAGCATGACGACGCCCTCGAAGTCATCAAGAGATACGACAGCCCGGACACCCTGTTCTATCTGGACCCCCCTTATGTGCATGAAGCGAGAAGCGATCCCAACGCTTACGGAAACGAAATGGATGCGGCCGATCATGAAAGGCTGGCGCGTCTCTTACGTCAAACGCGGGGAAAGGTGGCGCTTTCCGGCTACAATTCCCCCCTCATGGAGGACCTCTACGGCGATTGGCCCAGGGTGGAAGCACCGGAAAGAACCATTCAATCAAGCAAGGGCAAGCGAAGGGAAGTTCTGTGGGTGAACTACGCCTTGGAGGAGATACCGAATTGTGGACAGGTTGTCGATCGGCTCAGAGCCAAAGGATTTGTTTTCAGGAGTTTTTGA
- a CDS encoding GGDEF domain-containing protein gives MSALETLLLEKRRELILCWRVFLDLLKGGKTPVPEVYFRAFEEMRKRSQPEASASFELLELIEETLNVLNRMARGALVSSAEIDALRSRMRNLRDTVDAFREELLRDDLTGLWNRRAFELYFNEDVHPRVFRQDFAVVFLDLNGFKKINDTCGHQAGDFLLRRFAEFLLRNLRGKDHAFRIYGDEFVLVLADVTLDQAERFVRSLHDDLGEVQERCALRGGEKVKFRLSFAAGVTNVIAADTPSAVLERADQAMYEAKRRGVVVVRKRI, from the coding sequence ATGAGCGCACTGGAGACGCTCCTTTTGGAGAAGCGGAGGGAGTTGATTCTGTGTTGGCGCGTCTTTCTGGATCTTCTCAAGGGCGGTAAGACGCCCGTTCCGGAAGTCTACTTCCGCGCTTTCGAGGAGATGCGGAAGCGTTCGCAGCCCGAAGCGTCCGCTTCATTCGAACTGCTGGAGTTGATCGAGGAAACGTTGAATGTGCTCAATCGCATGGCGCGCGGAGCCTTGGTGTCTTCCGCCGAAATCGATGCCCTGCGGAGTCGCATGCGGAACCTGCGCGACACGGTGGATGCCTTCCGGGAGGAGCTGCTGCGGGACGACCTCACCGGTCTCTGGAACCGTCGCGCCTTCGAACTGTACTTTAACGAAGACGTGCATCCCCGTGTTTTCCGGCAGGACTTCGCCGTGGTCTTTCTGGACCTGAACGGTTTCAAAAAAATCAACGACACCTGTGGGCACCAGGCGGGAGACTTTCTGCTGCGAAGGTTTGCGGAATTTTTGTTGAGAAACCTCAGAGGCAAGGATCACGCTTTTCGCATATACGGAGACGAATTCGTGCTGGTTCTGGCGGATGTGACTCTGGACCAGGCGGAGCGGTTCGTGCGGTCGCTGCACGATGATCTTGGCGAGGTTCAGGAGAGGTGCGCTTTGCGTGGTGGCGAAAAGGTGAAGTTCAGGTTGTCGTTTGCCGCGGGGGTGACTAACGTGATTGCCGCGGACACACCCTCCGCTGTGCTTGAGCGTGCCGATCAGGCCATGTACGAAGCCAAGCGCAGGGGAGTAGTGGTGGTGCGGAAGCGGATCTAG
- a CDS encoding DUF2752 domain-containing protein → MRTAAFVLVLVAGKMFLSRFELPWACPVRTLTGHPCPGCGMTDAVRLLLQGRIAAAFRTNPMIFPLSIFAFGLFGFGRGADELFRRIRAYEIVFVLSLLWEIWRLKVGT, encoded by the coding sequence TTGAGAACCGCCGCATTCGTCCTGGTTCTCGTTGCCGGGAAGATGTTTCTTTCCCGGTTCGAACTGCCGTGGGCCTGCCCCGTGCGGACTTTAACGGGACATCCCTGTCCGGGCTGCGGCATGACCGACGCCGTGCGCCTTCTCCTTCAGGGCAGGATCGCCGCGGCCTTCAGAACCAACCCCATGATCTTTCCGCTTTCGATCTTCGCCTTCGGACTTTTCGGTTTCGGCCGCGGGGCCGACGAACTGTTCCGCCGAATCCGTGCCTACGAAATCGTTTTTGTTCTGTCGCTTCTCTGGGAAATTTGGCGGCTTAAGGTTGGAACCTGA
- a CDS encoding DUF4234 domain-containing protein → MRPESIAKHVVLTFLTCGLWDLYWQYLQMRTMNVLLGRKEFSFGRWLLFTVLTCGLYNLYHEYVMGKRIVEVRRRFDLEPSESLPALSLILALISLGILTDALQQHEINEILSAVEGKNRA, encoded by the coding sequence ATGCGGCCCGAATCGATCGCTAAACATGTCGTTCTCACCTTCCTCACCTGCGGTCTCTGGGATTTGTACTGGCAGTACCTGCAAATGCGGACGATGAACGTTCTCCTGGGCCGGAAGGAGTTCTCCTTCGGACGCTGGCTTCTTTTCACCGTGCTGACCTGCGGTCTCTACAACCTGTACCACGAATACGTCATGGGCAAACGCATTGTGGAGGTTCGACGCCGTTTCGATCTCGAGCCCTCCGAAAGCCTGCCTGCCCTGTCTCTAATCCTCGCCCTCATCTCCCTGGGAATCCTGACGGACGCCCTCCAACAACACGAAATAAACGAAATCCTTTCAGCCGTCGAAGGGAAAAACCGCGCATGA
- a CDS encoding thermonuclease family protein — protein sequence MIAALWLSLTASPGLASDENLPIRPFRARILRVVDGDTVWVKNLASGRRVKVRIWGIDTPEKFPSRKLSRDARRCHVDAESIRRLGREASLAAMRLLDRRVVEVIPEGRGYYGRLLARIVIPPDLDFGKWMIENGYACIYRRNREAEAVYGPALRQAETHARGLWRETRLMMCLCR from the coding sequence TTGATCGCCGCCCTCTGGCTGTCCCTTACCGCGTCGCCGGGTCTCGCCTCGGACGAAAACCTCCCCATCCGCCCCTTCCGGGCCCGGATCCTGCGCGTCGTGGACGGCGACACGGTGTGGGTCAAAAACCTCGCATCCGGTCGTCGGGTGAAGGTAAGAATTTGGGGCATTGACACCCCGGAGAAGTTCCCCTCAAGGAAGCTCAGCCGTGACGCCAGGCGATGCCATGTGGATGCCGAAAGCATCCGGCGCCTCGGACGGGAAGCCTCTCTTGCGGCCATGCGCCTGCTCGACCGGCGCGTGGTGGAGGTGATCCCGGAGGGAAGGGGCTACTACGGACGACTCCTCGCCCGAATCGTAATCCCTCCGGACCTCGATTTCGGCAAGTGGATGATCGAAAACGGTTACGCCTGCATTTACCGACGGAACCGGGAAGCCGAAGCCGTTTACGGTCCCGCCCTTCGGCAGGCCGAAACGCACGCCCGCGGACTCTGGCGAGAAACCCGGCTCATGATGTGTCTGTGTCGTTAG
- a CDS encoding CopG family antitoxin produces MYNIHTMPSRKVTVRLPEELLVRLRRRASRMGIGYQTLIRILLSEALSSEATAEAATLHEPGDLQPVRWRDYGADRSLFWSSPEELPLWMVICTVLRAGQSPQNLRREWDATERLTTWIP; encoded by the coding sequence ATGTACAATATCCATACAATGCCTAGCCGCAAAGTTACCGTTAGGCTGCCGGAAGAATTGCTGGTAAGGCTAAGGAGACGAGCTTCTCGGATGGGAATAGGGTATCAAACACTGATACGCATTTTGCTTTCCGAGGCCCTGAGTTCGGAAGCTACTGCGGAAGCGGCAACCCTTCACGAACCCGGAGACCTTCAGCCGGTCCGCTGGCGCGATTACGGCGCGGACCGTTCGCTTTTCTGGTCTTCGCCGGAGGAGTTGCCTCTGTGGATGGTCATCTGCACCGTGCTCAGGGCGGGACAATCCCCTCAGAACCTCCGCCGCGAATGGGACGCGACTGAGAGATTGACGACGTGGATTCCTTAA
- a CDS encoding sigma factor-like helix-turn-helix DNA-binding protein codes for MDMVLKFARADARSLVERFPALAPYQEDLEQELALFLWRYVSEKNLPVSRKVRTFAGAHVLSKYLPRTCRTSYLEDLFHPADDDTDGAALDRLDSLAVATQVDECCLLQHQAEKLLNTFERTVLRLRMEGFSYKAIAQKLQISHETARQLTKRSMSILRRGRRPTVRGKKVSRTGVLKRNRFRSSPWFPIVSSVVPPDLIRRQYGLIKDKVYIRIPVDVPELKRRLPAPMRKRLCKHNYEHYTVGLILSAAWTAKIPVEIEYEGKKLIVTPYKAKPKRCF; via the coding sequence ATGGACATGGTTCTCAAATTCGCCAGGGCCGATGCCCGTTCTCTGGTAGAGCGTTTTCCGGCGCTTGCACCGTATCAGGAAGACCTAGAGCAGGAGTTGGCCCTGTTTCTCTGGCGGTACGTTTCGGAGAAGAATTTGCCCGTGTCGAGGAAGGTGCGCACGTTCGCCGGAGCGCATGTGCTCAGCAAGTACCTTCCCCGGACTTGTAGGACCAGCTACCTGGAGGATCTTTTCCACCCCGCTGACGATGATACGGACGGAGCCGCTCTTGACCGGCTTGATAGCTTAGCCGTTGCCACGCAAGTGGATGAATGCTGTCTGCTTCAACATCAGGCTGAAAAGTTGCTCAATACTTTCGAGCGCACAGTTCTGCGGCTCCGCATGGAGGGTTTCAGTTACAAAGCAATTGCGCAAAAGCTGCAAATATCGCATGAGACCGCACGGCAACTAACCAAACGCTCCATGTCCATTTTGAGGCGTGGTCGTCGTCCGACAGTCAGAGGGAAAAAAGTCTCTCGCACGGGGGTGCTCAAACGCAACCGTTTTCGCTCCAGCCCTTGGTTTCCCATTGTGTCCTCCGTGGTTCCACCGGATCTCATTCGCAGGCAGTACGGTCTCATCAAGGATAAAGTGTACATCCGTATCCCGGTGGATGTTCCCGAACTCAAACGGCGACTTCCTGCTCCCATGCGCAAACGTCTGTGCAAACATAATTACGAACACTACACGGTTGGGCTCATCTTAAGCGCGGCCTGGACGGCGAAAATTCCGGTGGAAATCGAATACGAAGGGAAAAAGCTAATAGTAACCCCGTATAAGGCGAAGCCGAAGCGATGTTTTTAA
- a CDS encoding helix-turn-helix transcriptional regulator, which produces MTPFGVALREARKHAGLRLSDVAGMMGWSVVYLSDIERGRRNPPAPEKIVKLAEILKIPAGVLLEAAARTWREIRLPLDDNVYRVELLLALVRNWDRLA; this is translated from the coding sequence ATGACTCCCTTTGGAGTCGCGCTTCGCGAGGCCAGAAAACACGCAGGGCTTCGTCTTTCGGATGTGGCGGGAATGATGGGCTGGTCGGTCGTTTATCTTTCAGATATTGAACGTGGACGACGCAACCCTCCAGCCCCCGAAAAGATTGTCAAGCTCGCCGAAATACTCAAAATACCCGCGGGCGTTCTTCTTGAAGCCGCAGCGCGGACTTGGAGAGAAATAAGACTTCCTTTGGACGACAATGTTTATCGAGTTGAACTGTTACTTGCATTGGTTCGGAATTGGGACAGACTGGCATAA
- a CDS encoding dUTP diphosphatase: MSEIASILKLMFERQAELNRQIDPEWEKRGFPWPRAIRQECAELIDSLPWKWWATGEPNWDNARLEVVDIWHFWISWALQERHDSEYLRKTYTVAEWAFRLAPEIERHLDNPCVSEGAESAERVLEAVEILIAKTFFCSANGVVQDLARLTGIVGLSFEDLAKLYFGKNVLNRFRQEMGLKKGEYRRIWGPDGEEDNRWMMRLAQELAPPTDEKSLAVFEDELFRRLIEVYPGKPQKGGPQ; encoded by the coding sequence ATGTCTGAGATCGCCTCGATCCTGAAACTGATGTTCGAGCGCCAAGCCGAGCTCAACCGCCAGATCGACCCAGAATGGGAGAAAAGGGGTTTCCCCTGGCCGCGGGCGATCCGGCAGGAGTGTGCGGAGCTGATCGACAGCCTTCCCTGGAAGTGGTGGGCGACGGGCGAACCGAATTGGGACAACGCGAGGCTTGAAGTGGTGGACATCTGGCACTTCTGGATCTCATGGGCGCTTCAGGAGCGGCATGACTCCGAGTACCTGCGGAAAACCTACACCGTGGCCGAGTGGGCGTTCCGGCTCGCTCCAGAAATCGAGCGTCATCTCGACAATCCCTGCGTTTCCGAGGGTGCGGAAAGCGCAGAGCGGGTGCTTGAGGCCGTCGAGATACTCATCGCGAAAACCTTTTTCTGTTCGGCAAACGGTGTCGTTCAGGACCTGGCCCGGCTCACCGGAATCGTCGGATTGTCCTTCGAAGATCTAGCGAAACTCTACTTCGGGAAAAATGTCCTCAACCGGTTCCGGCAGGAGATGGGGCTTAAAAAGGGCGAATACCGCAGGATCTGGGGGCCGGACGGCGAAGAGGACAACCGGTGGATGATGCGGCTTGCGCAGGAGCTCGCGCCGCCGACGGATGAGAAATCTCTGGCCGTCTTCGAAGATGAGCTGTTTCGGCGGCTCATCGAGGTCTATCCAGGCAAACCCCAAAAAGGAGGACCACAATGA